The following coding sequences lie in one Candidatus Diapherotrites archaeon genomic window:
- the rrp42 gene encoding exosome complex protein Rrp42: protein MSNIMWELHSDKILNLIKEGKRIDGRPLNDYRKVSIQRNPFQNAEGSARVLLGETDVIVGVKFDIGEPYPDMQDEGTILVGAELLPLASPTFESGPPDEESIELARVVDRGIRESKAIDFKKLCIKEGEHVFMVFVDLYAINYDGNLFDACSIGALASLLDAKIPKQEDGKIIKGEYEGKLKLLRKPLLSTFAKIGTTMVLDPTLAEEKAMSARLSIATTEDDQISALQKGGSGSLTAQDISNSIETAISKTKELRKLI from the coding sequence ATGAGTAACATTATGTGGGAACTCCACTCAGACAAGATATTGAACTTAATAAAAGAAGGAAAAAGAATTGACGGAAGGCCATTAAACGATTACAGGAAGGTTTCAATTCAAAGAAATCCATTCCAGAACGCAGAAGGCTCAGCAAGGGTGCTCCTCGGGGAAACAGACGTAATTGTAGGAGTAAAATTTGATATAGGAGAGCCATATCCTGACATGCAAGACGAAGGAACAATCTTGGTTGGAGCAGAGCTCCTTCCACTGGCTTCACCCACCTTTGAGTCAGGACCTCCTGACGAAGAATCAATTGAATTAGCAAGAGTGGTTGACAGGGGCATAAGGGAAAGCAAGGCAATAGACTTCAAGAAATTGTGCATAAAAGAAGGAGAACATGTTTTCATGGTGTTCGTTGACTTGTACGCAATAAATTATGATGGCAACCTCTTTGATGCATGCTCTATTGGGGCGCTTGCAAGCCTCTTAGATGCAAAAATACCAAAACAGGAAGACGGAAAAATAATAAAAGGAGAGTACGAAGGAAAATTAAAGCTTTTAAGGAAGCCATTGCTAAGCACTTTCGCAAAAATTGGAACAACAATGGTGTTAGACCCAACACTTGCAGAGGAAAAAGCAATGAGCGCAAGGCTTTCAATTGCAACAACAGAGGACGACCAAATTTCAGCATTACAGAAAGGAGGCAGTGGATCACTGACAGCACAGGACATAAGCAATTCAATTGAAACAGCAATAAGCAAAACAAAAGAATTAAGGAAACTTATATGA
- a CDS encoding DNA-directed RNA polymerase subunit P encodes MKKEEGRYRCPKCNEFFDLASGAIVRCPSCASKIVLKQRQPVLKKIEAI; translated from the coding sequence ATGAAAAAAGAAGAAGGAAGATACAGGTGCCCTAAATGCAATGAATTCTTCGATTTAGCGTCAGGCGCCATTGTAAGATGCCCTTCCTGCGCAAGCAAGATAGTATTAAAGCAAAGGCAGCCTGTGCTAAAAAAAATTGAGGCAATCTAA
- a CDS encoding KEOPS complex subunit Pcc1, whose translation MKPKYEFSLKVLFPSAENAEVIINSFKPEFKREPSNRASSRALRKKNVLQLNIKALDLTALKASMNSALKAIILSHKLIELQTK comes from the coding sequence ATGAAGCCCAAATATGAATTCAGCCTGAAGGTATTGTTTCCTTCAGCAGAAAACGCTGAAGTTATAATTAATTCCTTTAAGCCGGAGTTTAAGAGAGAACCATCAAACAGGGCTTCCTCCAGAGCGTTAAGAAAAAAAAATGTTCTGCAATTGAATATTAAGGCATTGGACTTAACTGCATTAAAAGCTTCAATGAATTCAGCCTTGAAAGCAATAATTTTATCCCATAAATTAATTGAATTGCAAACCAAATAA
- a CDS encoding prefoldin subunit beta produces the protein MQKKGGKKMNEDIQQDVMEFDKSRSQLLNITAQKQQMQFQSNSLNEALNELEKTKEKKVYKAVGNILVLVPTDAVKKELKDQKESADLRIKTLQKQEDLTIEKLNKLKHKIESKGEKAPEEEKEEAK, from the coding sequence ATGCAAAAAAAAGGAGGCAAAAAAATGAACGAAGACATACAGCAGGACGTAATGGAATTCGATAAAAGCAGGAGCCAGTTGCTCAACATTACAGCGCAGAAACAGCAGATGCAGTTCCAGAGCAATTCACTGAACGAGGCATTGAACGAATTAGAGAAAACAAAAGAAAAAAAAGTATACAAGGCAGTAGGCAATATCCTCGTGCTAGTTCCAACAGATGCAGTGAAAAAGGAATTGAAAGACCAAAAGGAATCAGCAGACCTGAGAATAAAAACCTTACAGAAACAGGAAGACCTTACAATAGAGAAACTGAACAAGCTAAAGCACAAGATTGAATCAAAAGGCGAAAAGGCACCAGAAGAAGAAAAAGAAGAAGCAAAGTGA
- a CDS encoding DHH family phosphoesterase, translated as MQLHSHPSFNSFLHSIKGKKIALLTHSGADVDALASASSLYFALKPEFKTKIIIPDHISLNAKILAGKTQTPYTINANSLSEFKALIIVDLNSIEMLGSMKKKVLSFKGPILLIDHHTKTSHLPKTKNFHSIIDPKKVSSTEIVFYLLKESKIKLNPKTASLLAAGIITDSAGFHVADSDTFSSMAELMKQSKKSFSEITELFESKPEPSQKIAKLKAAKRARIYRTGEFIIVTAEIGAFEADAASILTRLGADLAFAGKAEKGLIRLSARANNFFILKTRIDLAKDILSKLDKKFEGNSGGHSGAAGFNGKGESIEKVFSECLALLKEFLKLKSLNAETKEYT; from the coding sequence TTGCAATTGCATTCACACCCTTCATTCAATTCATTCCTGCACTCAATCAAAGGAAAAAAAATTGCCCTCCTCACGCACAGCGGGGCAGACGTTGACGCCCTCGCTTCAGCTTCCTCACTCTATTTCGCGCTCAAACCAGAATTCAAAACAAAAATAATTATTCCAGACCACATTTCATTGAATGCAAAAATCCTTGCAGGGAAAACCCAAACCCCTTACACCATAAATGCTAATTCCCTCAGCGAATTCAAAGCCCTCATCATAGTAGACTTGAATTCCATTGAAATGCTGGGCTCAATGAAAAAAAAAGTGCTTTCCTTCAAGGGCCCAATCCTCCTCATAGACCATCACACAAAAACTTCTCATCTTCCAAAAACAAAAAACTTCCATTCAATAATCGACCCAAAAAAAGTGAGTTCAACAGAGATTGTTTTTTATCTACTGAAAGAAAGCAAAATCAAGCTGAACCCTAAGACTGCCTCGCTGCTCGCAGCAGGCATTATTACCGACTCAGCAGGCTTCCATGTGGCTGACTCTGACACTTTTTCTTCAATGGCTGAATTAATGAAGCAGTCAAAGAAAAGCTTTTCAGAAATAACAGAATTGTTTGAGTCAAAGCCTGAGCCAAGCCAGAAGATAGCAAAGCTGAAGGCAGCAAAAAGAGCCAGAATTTACAGGACTGGAGAATTCATTATTGTTACAGCAGAGATAGGGGCATTTGAAGCAGACGCTGCCTCAATACTGACAAGATTGGGCGCAGACCTTGCCTTTGCAGGCAAAGCAGAAAAAGGCCTCATAAGATTGAGTGCTCGCGCGAATAATTTCTTTATCCTAAAAACAAGAATTGATTTAGCCAAAGACATTCTTTCAAAACTGGACAAAAAATTTGAAGGCAATTCAGGGGGTCATTCAGGGGCAGCAGGCTTCAACGGCAAAGGCGAGAGCATAGAGAAAGTGTTCTCTGAATGCCTTGCCTTGCTAAAAGAATTCCTTAAGCTTAAAAGCTTGAATGCAGAAACAAAAGAATACACTTAA
- a CDS encoding MBL fold metallo-hydrolase, translating to MAEVKVLIEGYTTADAKESGEEKTCPTITLVKDRNIIMVVDPGILEDQSMLAGKLREEGLSINDVNIVCITHSHIDHYRNIGMFPKAKTLEYYGLWDKNTVEDWKEQFTKDIKIIKTPGHNYDCISLLVKTDKGIIAIVGDVFWKENFPADDPYASNKKELKESRRKVLAVADYIIPGHGRMFKVKK from the coding sequence ATGGCTGAAGTAAAGGTTTTAATTGAGGGATACACAACTGCTGATGCAAAAGAATCCGGCGAAGAAAAAACATGCCCGACAATTACCCTGGTTAAAGACAGGAATATCATAATGGTTGTAGACCCAGGCATACTTGAAGACCAAAGCATGCTTGCCGGAAAATTAAGAGAAGAAGGGCTAAGCATTAATGACGTGAACATTGTTTGCATAACCCATTCTCACATTGACCATTACAGGAATATAGGCATGTTCCCGAAAGCAAAAACATTGGAGTATTACGGTTTATGGGACAAAAATACAGTTGAGGACTGGAAAGAGCAATTTACAAAAGACATAAAAATTATCAAAACCCCAGGGCACAATTATGATTGCATAAGCCTTCTGGTAAAAACTGACAAAGGCATTATTGCAATTGTAGGGGATGTTTTCTGGAAAGAGAATTTTCCTGCTGACGACCCTTACGCAAGCAATAAAAAAGAATTAAAGGAAAGCAGGAGGAAAGTCCTTGCTGTAGCTGATTACATTATTCCAGGCCACGGAAGAATGTTCAAAGTCAAAAAATAA
- a CDS encoding S16 family serine protease, protein MAKEKGINSIALITAVIIVYIVGIGTGYYLLQQQKPVTSLVTLPSKTYTATSNIVAVKQQGQAGVISKGVVEIRDGQGRVLFNTNPFVETDTQQSIETAAGVAETITGKSLKDKDIIYSVEDANTQLIGGPSAGAAFTVATIAAMQEKKVRADIVMTGTINADGSIGQIGGVIEKAAAAEENHMALFLVPKGQSTLSYYEQQVKEERRGSFIIRRINYIPKTLNLNDYAKEQGWKVEIKEVKDIKEALQYALA, encoded by the coding sequence ATGGCAAAAGAAAAAGGCATAAACAGCATTGCATTAATTACAGCAGTAATCATAGTGTACATTGTAGGCATAGGAACAGGATACTATCTCTTGCAGCAGCAGAAGCCAGTAACCTCGCTTGTCACTCTGCCTTCAAAAACTTATACTGCTACATCAAACATTGTTGCGGTCAAACAGCAAGGTCAGGCAGGAGTAATAAGCAAGGGAGTTGTAGAAATAAGGGACGGGCAAGGAAGGGTTCTCTTCAACACAAACCCGTTCGTTGAAACTGACACCCAGCAGTCAATTGAAACAGCAGCAGGCGTGGCAGAAACAATTACAGGAAAAAGCCTTAAAGACAAGGACATAATTTACTCAGTTGAAGACGCAAACACACAGCTTATCGGAGGCCCAAGCGCCGGAGCAGCATTCACTGTAGCAACAATTGCAGCAATGCAGGAAAAAAAGGTGAGGGCAGACATTGTAATGACAGGAACAATCAATGCAGATGGTTCAATAGGCCAGATTGGCGGGGTAATAGAAAAGGCTGCAGCAGCAGAGGAAAACCACATGGCATTATTCCTTGTTCCAAAAGGACAAAGCACTCTTTCATATTATGAACAGCAAGTTAAAGAAGAAAGAAGGGGGAGCTTCATTATCAGGAGAATTAATTACATTCCAAAGACCTTGAACCTGAACGATTACGCAAAAGAGCAGGGCTGGAAAGTAGAAATCAAGGAAGTCAAGGACATCAAGGAAGCACTGCAGTATGCTCTCGCATAA
- a CDS encoding 4-vinyl reductase — MLNPYYDKFIFVGEIKFVNNNFSLMEIPFTIIPNSILSALSSTENEALNKKIYYSAKKIVKESLVNEFNLRPKLEGKNIALFMHDFLSNSGFGLIKDVQVDEKNLRAILIVSNSAVAMQLKGKISEPCCHLLRGILAGAYSNAFNAELDCLELHCASQNSSECEFIVNKNSSFDFGKENTRKQLDPEI, encoded by the coding sequence ATGCTTAACCCCTATTACGATAAATTCATTTTTGTAGGCGAAATAAAATTCGTGAACAACAATTTTTCTCTCATGGAAATTCCTTTTACCATAATCCCTAACAGCATTCTCTCTGCCTTGAGCTCCACAGAAAACGAGGCCCTAAACAAGAAGATTTATTACTCTGCCAAGAAAATCGTGAAAGAATCCTTGGTAAACGAATTCAATTTGAGGCCCAAGCTTGAAGGCAAAAACATTGCCTTATTCATGCATGACTTCCTCTCCAATTCAGGCTTTGGTCTCATAAAAGATGTTCAGGTTGACGAAAAAAACCTTAGGGCCATCCTGATTGTCTCAAACAGCGCTGTTGCAATGCAGTTGAAAGGAAAAATTTCAGAGCCCTGCTGCCATCTACTGCGCGGGATCCTGGCAGGAGCGTACAGCAATGCCTTCAATGCTGAATTGGACTGCCTTGAACTTCACTGCGCTTCCCAGAACAGCAGTGAATGCGAGTTCATCGTGAACAAGAACAGCTCCTTTGACTTCGGCAAAGAAAACACAAGAAAACAATTAGACCCTGAAATATAA
- a CDS encoding 50S ribosomal protein L44e translates to MNLPKEIKVYCRKCRKHTVHKLKAFKTGKARSLAFGTRRFKKKHKQGYGGKAKFPLIVKKQNKKAAFMAECLVCKKKIPFVIPKRMKKVELT, encoded by the coding sequence ATGAATTTGCCTAAGGAAATAAAGGTCTACTGCAGGAAGTGCAGGAAGCATACAGTGCACAAGCTGAAGGCATTCAAGACAGGCAAGGCCAGGTCGCTTGCTTTCGGGACAAGAAGGTTCAAGAAAAAGCACAAGCAAGGCTACGGCGGAAAAGCAAAGTTCCCTTTAATAGTGAAAAAGCAGAACAAGAAGGCAGCATTCATGGCAGAATGCCTGGTCTGCAAAAAAAAGATTCCTTTTGTCATTCCCAAGAGAATGAAAAAAGTGGAATTAACCTAA
- a CDS encoding HD domain-containing protein translates to MAKKKDLGKLLNFFYELGQLKRVARSGWWLAGVKNPESVAEHAWRTAAVSYVLGLMEKADAQKCALISLFHEMPECRVNDSHKLMQRYVDAKKFEEKALKEQLDSVPREIGIELKKILEGYGREFKEMRQNKKCQTVFGID, encoded by the coding sequence ATGGCAAAAAAAAAAGATTTAGGGAAATTGCTGAACTTCTTTTACGAATTAGGGCAATTGAAGAGGGTTGCAAGGAGCGGCTGGTGGCTTGCAGGGGTAAAGAATCCTGAGAGCGTTGCAGAGCATGCCTGGAGGACTGCTGCAGTTTCTTATGTTTTGGGTTTAATGGAAAAGGCTGACGCACAAAAATGCGCTTTGATTTCATTGTTCCATGAAATGCCTGAATGCAGGGTCAATGATTCCCATAAATTAATGCAGAGATACGTTGACGCAAAGAAGTTTGAAGAGAAAGCATTGAAAGAACAGCTTGATTCTGTTCCAAGAGAAATTGGAATTGAATTAAAGAAAATCCTGGAAGGATACGGGAGAGAATTCAAAGAAATGCGTCAAAACAAAAAATGCCAAACTGTTTTTGGAATTGATTGA
- a CDS encoding polyprenyl synthetase family protein — MKESIEEYLKENTGKINKEIERFFPRKITGKWIKMAAGKPSFSYDTETLTRALSEPIWDFLDRGGKRWRPSLMLMVYEALSGKSAEKIMPFVLLPEFAHNGSIMVDDIEDDSELRRGKPCTHKIFGIDIAINAGNTLYFLPLILLYKNLMKLSYEKRTKIYDLYAIELLKLSFGQATDIYWHQGKKEGISEGQYLQMCAFKTGTLARLSAKLGAILADAGKEQTEKIGRFGESIGVVFQIQDDVLNLTGEEFQKGKGIGEDIHEGKRTLMVLYTLSKANEKERKRLVEILNSHPSDKKTIIEAIELMEKYKAIDYARKKAEELVQKSWAEIKGILPEGKAKERLREFAEFAIKRKV; from the coding sequence TTGAAGGAGAGTATTGAGGAATACTTGAAGGAGAATACTGGAAAGATTAATAAGGAGATTGAGAGGTTTTTTCCCAGAAAAATTACTGGAAAATGGATTAAGATGGCAGCAGGAAAGCCCTCTTTTTCCTATGACACGGAAACATTAACAAGGGCTTTAAGCGAGCCAATATGGGATTTTCTGGACAGGGGAGGAAAGAGATGGAGGCCCTCCTTAATGTTAATGGTGTACGAGGCATTGAGCGGCAAAAGCGCAGAAAAGATAATGCCTTTTGTGTTGTTGCCTGAATTCGCCCATAATGGAAGCATTATGGTTGACGACATCGAAGATGACTCAGAATTAAGGAGAGGAAAGCCGTGCACGCACAAGATTTTCGGAATAGACATTGCAATTAATGCTGGAAACACCTTGTATTTTCTCCCATTAATTCTGCTTTACAAGAATTTAATGAAATTGAGTTACGAGAAAAGAACTAAAATTTATGACTTGTACGCAATTGAATTGCTGAAATTGTCTTTTGGTCAGGCAACAGACATTTACTGGCATCAAGGAAAAAAAGAGGGCATTAGTGAAGGGCAGTACTTGCAGATGTGCGCTTTCAAGACTGGAACGCTTGCAAGGCTTTCGGCAAAGCTTGGGGCAATACTTGCAGATGCAGGAAAAGAGCAGACTGAAAAGATTGGAAGGTTCGGGGAATCAATTGGAGTAGTATTCCAGATACAAGATGACGTTCTTAATTTGACTGGAGAAGAATTCCAGAAAGGGAAGGGAATAGGGGAAGACATCCACGAGGGAAAGAGGACTTTAATGGTGTTGTATACTTTAAGCAAAGCGAATGAGAAAGAAAGAAAAAGATTGGTGGAAATCCTGAATTCTCATCCCTCAGACAAAAAAACAATAATTGAAGCAATAGAATTAATGGAGAAGTATAAGGCAATAGATTACGCGAGAAAGAAGGCAGAGGAATTAGTGCAGAAAAGCTGGGCTGAAATAAAAGGAATCCTGCCTGAAGGCAAAGCAAAAGAAAGGCTCAGAGAGTTCGCTGAATTCGCAATAAAGAGAAAGGTTTGA
- a CDS encoding ATPase domain-containing protein — MIERVKTGIDGLDKALNGGIPARNLVLISGGAGTGKSTLCMQFLYNGAKKFGEKGLYVSTEQREQDLRKQAEQYGWNLMELEEKGLLKIVFIDIVKENHFLERLREAIKLFRPKRLIIDSLSTLADYTAVTDYSKKSWTFAQIQSEIIPTAVTENIMTKKILVALISELKEFDSTVLLTSELPEGTNDLSADKISEFITDGIIVLYHTNIGGEAFGNIQIRKMRYTSHSHALYNLLITQHGIEIGEETTVMK, encoded by the coding sequence TTGATTGAAAGGGTTAAGACTGGAATTGATGGCTTAGATAAGGCATTAAATGGGGGCATTCCTGCACGAAACCTCGTGCTTATTTCAGGGGGAGCAGGAACAGGAAAAAGCACTTTATGCATGCAGTTTCTCTATAACGGAGCAAAAAAGTTCGGGGAGAAAGGACTTTACGTTTCAACAGAACAAAGAGAGCAAGACCTTAGAAAGCAGGCAGAACAGTACGGCTGGAATTTAATGGAATTAGAAGAAAAAGGCCTGCTGAAGATTGTATTCATTGATATAGTGAAGGAAAATCATTTCCTTGAAAGGCTTAGGGAAGCAATAAAACTCTTCAGGCCTAAAAGACTCATCATTGACTCACTGAGCACGCTTGCAGACTACACCGCAGTAACAGACTACTCCAAGAAGTCCTGGACTTTCGCTCAAATCCAGTCAGAAATCATTCCCACAGCAGTAACAGAAAACATCATGACAAAAAAAATTCTTGTGGCACTAATATCAGAATTAAAAGAGTTCGACAGCACTGTCCTCCTCACTTCTGAATTGCCTGAAGGCACAAATGATTTAAGCGCTGACAAAATAAGTGAATTTATTACGGATGGGATAATAGTCCTGTATCATACCAATATTGGGGGGGAAGCTTTCGGCAACATTCAAATAAGAAAAATGAGATACACTTCTCACAGCCACGCATTATATAACTTATTAATAACCCAGCACGGAATTGAAATTGGTGAAGAAACAACTGTTATGAAATAA
- a CDS encoding SemiSWEET family transporter, translated as MLETVFGVIAGVLTSVRLMPQVYRSLTIKETRDLSFSFLVILFFQAIFLILYRIIRKDFYIIYMNIAPLICSVILLYLKMKYK; from the coding sequence ATGTTAGAAACTGTATTTGGGGTGATAGCTGGAGTACTTACTTCAGTTAGATTAATGCCTCAAGTGTACAGAAGTTTAACAATTAAAGAAACAAGAGATCTTTCATTTTCTTTTTTGGTAATTTTATTTTTTCAAGCAATATTTTTGATTTTATATAGAATAATAAGAAAGGATTTTTACATAATTTATATGAACATAGCCCCCCTAATCTGTTCCGTAATTCTTTTATACTTAAAAATGAAATATAAATAA
- a CDS encoding geranylgeranyl reductase family protein, with translation MNKINITDLKIGYDIVIVGAGPAGCVFAKTISKNFSVLMVDSRTIPRDKPCGGMLVSASKEFLKSFSISEEFTVKPKYLSVTYLDWEKNTKKHEEKNFLNVDRKKFDYWLFSNIKKPNISFLQSAKLIEFTYTKNNLISIILESNGTIKSVIAKYVIGCDGAISTVRQKLSKKNIPYYLAMQETIQSKKMPKNALFIYDNSITDFYSWVIPKNNELLIGSALFPSEAKNKFNILKNKLKEKYGIYGKGSLKSAIILRPRSINDICLGKKNVFLAGEAAGLITPTSGEGISFAMRSGQFAAEAINNSEEDPLSDYREKCKELTKVLERKFKKLKNFGIMNWLKAFFNH, from the coding sequence ATGAACAAAATAAATATTACTGATTTGAAAATAGGGTACGATATAGTAATTGTTGGAGCGGGCCCCGCAGGATGTGTTTTCGCAAAAACTATATCAAAAAATTTTAGTGTTTTAATGGTTGACTCAAGAACTATCCCAAGAGATAAACCCTGCGGCGGAATGCTCGTTTCTGCCTCAAAAGAATTTTTAAAATCATTCAGTATTTCAGAAGAATTTACAGTTAAACCGAAATATTTAAGTGTAACCTATTTAGACTGGGAAAAAAACACAAAAAAACACGAAGAAAAAAATTTTTTAAACGTGGACAGAAAAAAATTTGATTACTGGCTTTTTAGCAATATAAAAAAACCCAACATTAGTTTTTTGCAAAGTGCAAAACTTATTGAGTTTACATACACAAAAAACAACTTGATTTCCATAATATTGGAGTCAAATGGAACCATAAAATCTGTAATAGCAAAGTATGTTATAGGATGTGATGGAGCGATTTCCACTGTAAGGCAAAAATTATCCAAAAAAAACATTCCATATTATCTTGCTATGCAAGAAACAATTCAATCAAAAAAAATGCCTAAAAATGCTTTATTTATTTATGACAATTCAATAACAGATTTCTATTCATGGGTTATACCAAAAAATAACGAGTTATTGATAGGTTCAGCTCTTTTCCCGAGTGAAGCAAAAAATAAGTTTAACATTTTAAAAAACAAATTAAAAGAAAAATACGGGATTTATGGGAAAGGAAGCCTTAAATCTGCAATTATTTTGAGGCCTCGATCTATAAATGACATTTGTTTAGGTAAAAAAAATGTTTTTCTTGCAGGAGAAGCTGCTGGTTTGATTACTCCTACGAGTGGGGAAGGAATAAGTTTTGCTATGCGGTCGGGACAATTTGCAGCGGAAGCAATAAATAATTCAGAAGAAGATCCATTATCAGATTACCGAGAAAAATGTAAGGAATTAACAAAAGTGCTGGAAAGAAAATTCAAAAAACTAAAAAATTTTGGTATAATGAACTGGCTTAAAGCTTTTTTTAATCACTAA
- a CDS encoding GNAT family N-acetyltransferase — protein MSFNIRSATKKDLLACAKILLEEFRKQGEEWTLDSSKERLAELMENNPDLCFCIELEGKIIGFVFAETYKFIKGNYLWISEVAINSQHQGKGYGLKTLQFMEKLAKEKRFKVLTLVANINEKAFKIYEKFGFKNTNYCFMEKELYFCRLSKHQ, from the coding sequence TTGTCTTTTAATATAAGGTCTGCAACGAAAAAGGATTTGCTTGCATGCGCAAAAATATTGCTTGAAGAGTTTCGTAAGCAGGGCGAAGAATGGACTTTGGATTCTTCAAAAGAACGATTAGCAGAACTAATGGAAAATAATCCTGATCTTTGCTTTTGCATTGAACTTGAAGGAAAAATAATTGGCTTTGTGTTTGCTGAAACATACAAATTCATTAAAGGAAACTATCTGTGGATTTCAGAGGTTGCAATTAACTCGCAGCACCAAGGAAAAGGCTACGGCCTAAAAACACTTCAATTCATGGAAAAGCTAGCAAAAGAAAAAAGATTCAAAGTTCTTACCTTAGTGGCAAACATAAACGAAAAAGCCTTCAAGATATATGAAAAATTTGGGTTCAAGAACACAAACTACTGCTTCATGGAAAAAGAATTATACTTTTGCAGGTTAAGCAAACATCAATGA
- a CDS encoding nucleotidyltransferase domain-containing protein: MKELKKVRLFFSQLKDNRILSVYVYGSILNKNFSKKSDLDLFIILKNSKKPIQTIKSIIKVIKNVKTKRKIYWDIVFEDESKMLYFKKSNIIQYYIIANEGLCIYGKDILKNVHFDLNRYYECVVWIAQKIRHEILNKKTVRFWALKLRRDVMYSILSLQYLEGKKRIMQKYSKKLEKKHPSLKGFQILLNKKQRLETLWYYIESLRVILEQKKGIKFVD, translated from the coding sequence TTGAAAGAGCTCAAAAAAGTCAGACTATTTTTTTCACAATTAAAAGATAATAGAATACTCAGTGTTTATGTTTATGGAAGCATACTAAATAAAAATTTTTCAAAAAAAAGTGATTTAGATCTGTTTATAATTCTAAAAAATTCAAAAAAACCAATTCAAACAATAAAATCAATTATCAAAGTAATAAAAAATGTTAAGACAAAAAGAAAAATTTATTGGGATATTGTTTTTGAAGATGAATCAAAGATGCTTTATTTCAAAAAAAGCAATATCATTCAATATTACATTATAGCAAATGAAGGGCTGTGCATATATGGAAAAGACATACTAAAAAATGTTCATTTTGATCTTAATAGATACTATGAGTGTGTTGTATGGATAGCACAAAAAATACGTCATGAAATATTAAACAAAAAAACAGTTCGCTTTTGGGCATTAAAACTTAGAAGGGACGTAATGTACAGTATTTTATCATTGCAATATCTTGAAGGAAAGAAAAGAATTATGCAAAAATATTCAAAAAAACTGGAAAAAAAACACCCTTCTTTAAAGGGATTTCAAATACTGTTAAATAAAAAGCAAAGACTTGAAACACTTTGGTATTATATAGAATCTTTAAGGGTGATTCTCGAACAAAAAAAAGGAATAAAGTTTGTAGATTAA
- a CDS encoding AAA family ATPase: protein MGNFPENLNKKLLEIVNMIVALAGDTGAGKSTLARLLKKPLNTRILTIGYILRANARKQSLPFEEYLRRIESQYGLSAHKKALEGYIRKKLQKFRTVVVEGTYKIEDIQTLQSLFPKEPLFVFYVESAKNIRIVRIMNRQKVDKYKATGWVRDQDMIRKNRFRMEEVAKIADGRIINSGLTKRELFEEFTRQFKKAMGKRIVNALPGTSPKSKNIQMRRKH from the coding sequence TTGGGCAATTTTCCAGAAAATTTAAATAAAAAACTATTGGAAATAGTTAATATGATAGTTGCATTAGCTGGAGATACCGGCGCAGGAAAAAGTACCTTGGCCCGACTCCTTAAGAAACCGTTAAATACTAGGATTTTAACAATTGGTTATATTTTGCGGGCAAATGCACGAAAGCAATCTTTGCCTTTTGAAGAATATTTGAGAAGGATCGAATCACAATATGGTTTGAGCGCACACAAAAAAGCTTTAGAAGGGTATATTCGAAAAAAATTACAAAAATTTAGAACAGTAGTTGTGGAGGGAACATACAAAATTGAAGATATCCAAACATTACAAAGTCTTTTTCCTAAAGAACCTTTATTTGTTTTTTACGTTGAATCAGCAAAAAATATTAGAATAGTTAGAATAATGAACCGACAAAAAGTTGACAAATATAAAGCAACAGGTTGGGTCAGAGACCAAGATATGATTCGAAAAAATCGTTTTAGAATGGAAGAAGTTGCAAAAATTGCTGATGGACGAATTATTAACAGTGGCTTAACAAAAAGAGAGCTATTTGAAGAGTTCACAAGGCAATTCAAAAAAGCAATGGGCAAAAGAATAGTTAATGCTCTCCCGGGTACTTCACCAAAATCAAAAAATATTCAAATGAGGCGAAAACATTGA